CTTCAACAATAAACGAAAACGAATCAGCAGTTAAGGTTGCACGCTTGAGAATTCCGGCAACTCATACAGCTCTTGAACTGGCATTGCAGCAACTCTCTGTTTTTAGCGGTACAACCTTCGCTCATGAAATTATCGATCCGGGTGAAGCGCCGAATTCCTCGGGGGGGTGGTACTGTGTTGAGATTTTCGTACACGTTAACTGCAATACAGATGAAGACTGTAACCGGGTAAACTGCAGGGTTATTGCTGCGCAGTGCGATACATGGGAAAGCATTGCGCCACCCGGCAATGGTGAAGGAGACACCGGCGGGGGTACTGGAGATGATGGCGATGATGGCGATGATGGCGATGATGACCATAGCGGTGGCGGTGGTAGCACTCCCCCTGATGGCGATGAGGAGGACCCCTGCGATCATCTCAATGAACCCGAAGACCCGGACAATCCCGGAAATGGCCATGATAACAATGAAGGCTTTCATGGTATACCCGAATGTGATGAATGTGACTTGCCAAACCCGCCCGACTGGTGCCCGGCGGATGATGATGAAGAGGACGAGGAGCCTGAGCCGTGTGCTACGGGATATGGATTCATCGACGACCCCAACATCCAGCAGGTTCTTCAAACGCTCTGGGAAAACAGTAACTATGGCAACCGTGAGGTATCCCCCCGACCAACTACATCTTGTTTTTAAAGTTCTGCGGATATAGCTGTCTGATGTCGCTGTATTTGGTGCTCATGATGTTTTGAAGCGTATGGGACAGCCATTCTTGGGGGTTGACCTGATGCATTTTGCAGCTGGCGAAGAACGAGTATACCATGGCGGCGCGCTGTGCGGCTTTGTGGGAGCCGGCAAACAGGTAGTTCTTTCTACCCAGCGCCACCGGACGGATGGCATTTTCGACTAGATTGTTATCGATCTCCAAGGTGCCGTCATACAGGTAACCGCTTAAGGCATCCCAGCGATTGGCGCTGTAGCTCAGAGCCTTTCCAATGCGGCTTTTGGGCAGCACTTTTTTAGCCTCCGTATGGATCCACCGGCCCAGTTCGTTAATAATGGGAAGGGCACGATCCAGCCGCAGCTCCTTGCGCTGCCCGGCCGCCAGGGCTTGTTCGCGTGCAGTGCGCTCAATCTGGTACAGCTCCTGAATAAACGCCAGAGCCATCTGTGCCCGTGGATAGTCGTTATCCAGGGCCCGCTCGAATTCCCGGCGCGCATGAGCCCAGCATCCCAGATACTTCACTCCGGGTCGGGCGCCTATTTTAGTATATACCCCATAACCGTCGGTTTGCAGGTATCCGGTAAAATCATCCAATATCCGCGCCGGACCCGATGCACTGCGGGTAGGCTGGTAATCAAACAAGACGGTTTGGGTTATCGGGCTGTGATACACCCAATAGTACCCCTGATGGCAGGAGCCTTTGTTTCGGCTTTCCAGCACCTTGATGGGCGTCTCGTCGGCCTGTAAATACCCCCGGGTTTTGGTATCGCTGACCAGGTGCTGGTAAAGAATTTCCAGCTTATCCATTGCCTGCGCGGCCCACCCGTCCAGCGTGGAGGCGGCAATCGGGATGTTCTCCCTGAGGAAACGATGCCTTTGCCGGTAAAGGGGCAGATGATCCATATACTTATCCACCAGAATTGTGGCCAGCAGACCCGGACCGGGGATGCCTTTATCAATGACCCGTTCGGGAAGCGCTCCAATGACCACCCCTTCGGCGTTTTTGGAGGCGTACTTATAGCGAATGTACCGCTTGATGTAAAATTGAGCGGGTCTGCACTCCAGCTCTTCGGTGACTTCAGTGCCGATACACACCATCGCCGACAGATCTCCCTCAGGATAAATCTCTACCTCTTCAACCGGTAAATGCTCCGGAAGGGGTACACGACCCTTGTGATTGGCCCGGGACTGTTTTTTGCGCACATAGGTGATTTTGTGCTGATGAGAAGCCTCTTCGGCTTGGCACTGCTGCTCGTCGGGTTCAAACGGCAAGACCGCCTGATTGGGATCTGCCTCAAAGCGTTCACGCTTCTGCCCGAACAGCATTCGCTGGAGCTGGGCGATGAGCTGGTCTTTATCGGCAATGATCTGATCCTTGACAGCCAGCTTCTGATCTGTTTTGGCGATAATCTGATCCTTGTCTTGGACAGCTTTATCCCTGCTCTTAACAAGGGCGATGAGCTCGGGTTTTGACAGCTGTTCCAGATCATTTATCATGGCATAAATATACGTAAAAACAGGCTTTTAAGACACTAAAAAGCCTGTTTTCCCTCACTAAAATCATCTTTTTTCAGCGATGATAACGGGCCATTTTCCGACTGACTGTCACCTGGATTCCTTCAATCATAAGGATCAGCTCAGACCAGCTTAGCTGGCCCGTACTGCACTGCGGAGGCGGGGTGAAGGTGCCCTTTTCAAGACGTTTGTAGTACAGCACAAACCCGCCGGGCTCCCAGTGCAACAGCTTGATATGGGTGCGCCTGCGGTTCAGGAAAACAAAGACTTCTCCATTGGTCGGCTCCCGCTGCAGCTCCCGGGATACAAGTCCGCTCAGCCCGTCGAAACTCTTGCGCATATCACACGCACCGCAATACAAATAATAACGGTGCGAACCGCTTAGTGAGAACATGATTAATACAGGCGAATCAGCCGGGTCACCACCGCCGGATCACCCGCGGGAACAACTACCCTGATGCCGTTGGGGTAAATCAGCTCTACCGACTCGTTACATGTGGAAGGCTGAGAAATATCCAGAGCCGTAAATCCCCCCTGTGGCTGGTCAGCTTTTCGCCTGCGCGTAATCCAGTAGGCAAAAGTAGATTCCTTGAGATTATGACCGGTGCAAAACTCCTTCCGAGTCTTTCCACCGTTGTGGTACTCATCCACCAATTCGAACATCTTCTGTGCTTTTGTCATAGCTTTTTTGATCTAAGCTAAGCTACTACTTATTACCTGAAAACATGGGGTTGGTCGGGTGGATACTATTGAGGGATGCTGCGACCACCCAAGCCTCCGTGAGCCTGTTCCGACTTCCAACGAGATCCTTCGACTCCGCTGCGCTTCGCTCAGGATGACAGGGCCGCCTCACGACAAACGGCGCGGCTTGCCGCGCCGGGATTTTAGGAAATGACCCTGTCATCCTGAGCGGAGGCGGAGCGCAGCGGAGGCGGAGTCGAAGGATCCCGTATTGAGGGATGCTGCGACCACCCAAGCCTCCGTGAGCCTGTTCCGACTTCCAACGAGATCCTTCGGCTCCGCTGCGCTTCGCTCAGGATGACACGCCCACCCCGCGACAAACGGCGCGGCTTGCCGCGCCGGGATTTTAGGAAATGACCCTGTCATCCTGAGCGGAGCCGGAGCGCAGCGGAGGCGGAGTCGAAGGATCCCGTATTGAGGGATGCTGCGACCACCCAAGCCTCCGTGAGCCTGTTCCGACTTCCAACGAGATCCTTCGGCTCCGCTGCGCTTCGCTCAGGATGACACGCCCACCCCGCGACAAACGGCGCGGCTTGCCGCGCCGGGATTTTAGGAAATGACCCTGTCATCCTGAGCGGAGCCGAAGCGCAGCGGAGGCGGAGTCGAAGGATCTCGTATTGAGGGCTCCACTGCACTCCACCTGTTTATCCTTCAAATCCTAAAAACCCTGTTCAAAAAGAAACAACCAATCTCCCCAAAATCCCGCCCAATTCTCAAAATCCGCGTGCCATCAGAGCCGTACCCGTCAATAACTCCGATTCGACGGCACCACCCCGCGGACGCCCCCGCGGGCTTCATCCACATCCCCGGCATAGCGCGGAATCAGGTGCAGGTGCACATGCGGGATCGTTTGACCGGCTTTTTCCCCAATGTTGATGCCGACATTGAAGCCGTCAGGCCGGTACCGTTCTGCTACGATTTCTTTGACTTTGTTCAGCATGAACAGGCAGGCGGACTGCTCCCGGAAGCTCAGGTCAAAGTAATCCGCTGTGTGGCGCTTGGGGATGACGAGCGCATGGCCTTCACTGACCGGGAATTTATCATACATCGCATACACGGTCGCCGATTCCGCGATCAGCTCCCGTTCCGGCTCCGGATAGCAGAACGGACAGTCCGGATTTTCCGGACGGCTGAGCTGGTTGAAGTGCCGGTATTCGTACATCTCGCAGTTCTGATTCCGGAAAATCGTCTTCGATTTCAGCACCACATTGCACTGATACGTCTTTTGCTGATGCAGCCGGTGGGTCCGGAATCCCTCATACTGCAAGTCCCGCCGCACCGCGATATACACGCGGCCCGTGGGTTTAACAAGTCGCGACAGCTCGATCAGCACCGCCGCCTGCTCCTCGGGCAACAGCACGTTCAGCACATAAAAACAGAGGATGGTATCAAACCTTTTTTGCGGATAGTCCGGAAAGTAGTGGCGGTCGTAGCCTTCAATGGGGATGCCTTTTTCGCGCAGCAGCTTCACGTCGCTGCCAAAACCGCAGCCAAAATCCAGCACCTCACCGGTCAGCCGGTTTTCATTCAGCAGGATGCGGGCAGGAAACGAGAGTGTGGTGCGCTCTTTCGCGGTCAGATGGCTGTTCGGATTGGGATTAGGGCCGGAGTTGAAACGGGATGTCTGCATGGCTTTATGTCATAAATTCAAAACCGTTATTGGATGCGATGGAAACCAGCGGCTGAATGACCTCCCTGAACCGGGCTTCATCCAGCTCCTGCGTCTGCGCCATATTGGGCAGGACCGTCAGGTAATCCTCCAGCAGTTTGTTCCGGGGTGCCTTTCGCCGGAGGATGTCGTACGCGTTTTTCTGCAAGCCGAAAAACGGCTCAAAATACCTTTCCAGCCGCGGCAGCTTGTTGCTTTTGATGCTGTTGAACGTTTTGTCCGCGGGAATCAGATTCCAAATCAGGTCGTGTGACACAAAGGAATAAGGGATGAAATGCTCCACCGCGTAGCTGCCTTTGGTGAGGTTTTCGCCGGTGTAGATGCAGCGGACCGAGCCGAGCTCCGCCAGCACCACATCCCAGAACTGGGTGCGCTGCCGGGTGAGGGCGTTTCGGACCGCCGGTTTAATCAGCTTGTTTGCGATATCCGGCACGTTGGGATTTTTGGACTGCAGGAACAGGGTCAGGTTCCAGTAGCAGAAATCCTTGAGGATGCGCGCATTGGCCAGCAGATACGGCTGCCATGCGGGGTTGATGCGGATGAAATCCGGATACAGGGCATACGGGCAATCCGATGCAAACCCCTGCGATGCCGCATAAATGCGCTTCTCCAGCTGCGCATCCCCTTCCCTGCCCTGCCCGGGAAACCACGGACTCAAAAACCGGAATGGCACATTCCGGTTGAAATGCCAGAGCAGCGCGCGGGTCCGGGGATTTTCCGAAGCCAGCAGCTTCTGCACCACCGCCTCCCGCCGCTCATCAATCGTAATCGTCTCAATTTGGTTCACCTCCCGGATGGCCTCCTGAATAAGGTCCTGCCGCCCAAAAGAAATATGGAAATAGTTGACCGTGTACCAGGCATTGGCAATCATCCGCGCAAACAGCTCCCGCTTCCCCAGCACCACGCCGCCCCCGTTGTCGAGACCTGCAACTGCTTCTGCCCCAAAATCTGAACCGACTGCGGAACCAGAACCAGTTCCCGAAGCACCCCCCTCCTCCTCCAGCCCCTGAAGTATCGCAAGCAGCCAGAAGAATTTATAAGTCGCCGTCGTGCGGTTAAAGCAGGCGGCAAGCAGGTGGATGGGGAGGGATGGGGATGGGGGGAGGGGCATTATTGAAAGGGGATATTATTAAATGAAATCCAGCACTTTTGGAATGTAAGGATTTCGGCTTTTAATCAGATAATTTACCAGAAAAAGGGGTACTTGGAAAGGTATGCTGCCGGATTAATTCACTGTCGATTAAAAACCTTTGCAAGACCAATCCTTTTTATTTGCATTATTGTCTCGGATATTGGCCCAATTTGTTTTTAAAGTCTATGTTGGGAAACTGAATGGAATTTAAAACTGTCCGCCCCAGACACACTTTTTGAAATACTACCGAAGCTAATTTGCAAGCATAAATAATTTCATTTAACTTAAATACTACTTTTAAACAAATACACTTCTTATAGGCTAATATTGATTTATTAATAGAATAAGGTGGTTATATGGATGATATTATATCTGTACTAGTATACATTTTAGAGGTTGCTGTGAAATACATTGATCCTGATCCTTTAATAGAACGCTTTGAAAAAGGTAGTGTTCACTTCCATCAGTGTTTTTGCACCAGATTGCATCTACAAAGAGCAATGGGAATTGGGCATTTTTCCTGAAATGACCTCTTACACAGGCTCAAATAAGCTCTATTTCGTCCAATTTGTGGGTTATTTATCCCCAATTGATGGTTCATCGACATACCAATCCCCCGAAAGGTTTGTGTTTGCTCAAAATCCATAATGCCCTTGTCACATTCCAGCAGGCACAGTTATTGGCAAAAGTGAAAGCATTTCTGGCTATGTTTTTGGCTTGCATAGCCACTAAACCAGCTGTCGTTTTCATCCATGCAAACGGATTCTCTACCTGAGCCCGGACGCTGCTGTACTGCTTATTCTTCCTTTTTTGTTTTTTAGATAGCTTTTGACCTTTCTTCGGTTTATTCAGAACACCGTAAAACCATCCGTCTTTGCGGGACGCCTCTTTGTAGGACTCCAGATAGTAGGCCTTATCACCCCATAAGCTCATTTCATCATAACTGATGAGTTCGTCAAGGGGTTTTTGATCATTTCTGTGTGCAGGCGTGAATCGCTGTTTCCTGATGAGTTTAGTACCTACATCAACGCCAATATGCCCTTTATACCCGAAATAATAGCGTTTCCCCTTTTTGGTAGAATGGGCGTCGGTGTCAATTTGTGATGAGGGTTTTTCGGACAGCTCCTGGCGCCGCTCTTTTTTAAGAGGCCGGTTCACGGAGTTGATGATCGTTGCATCCACAACGGTACCACGTTTTAGCATCATGCCTCTTTGCTCAAGTTGCCCTGTAATCTGATCAAAAATGATATCTCCAAGTCCATGCTGTATGATGGCTTCCTTAAACCTCCAAAATGTAGTAAAATCGGGAATATCATGGTCGAGATTGATTCCTACAAACCGTTGGAAGCTTAAGCGATCGATGAGCTGATCTTCCAACTGGGGATTGCTTAGGTTGAATAATGATTGCAGAAACACCGCTTTAACCATCCAACTGACTGGCTTTCGGGGACGCCCGCCTTTGGTTTTACTGGTTTGATCAATAACCGAAAGTTTTTGGTAAATAGGTTGCCAGTCAATGAGCTTGTCAATTTTAATTAGCTTGGCAGCCATTTGAGATGATTTACGCCTGCGGGCAAGCAGTTCATCAGAAAATCCGAGTTGATTGGTTGTCTTCATATCTATAGTATTATCAATACTATAACCTAATATAAAATACTAATAAGTAGGTGAATTTACAAGCCTATATGTAATAATATTAATAATTTATGTCCCATATTTGCCGCGTAGAGGTTTTGCAAAGGTTTCTTACATTACATATGGCAGTTTTTGCCAACGTCCAACAGTTGGACTACAACTACGACATCCAAAGCTGTTTCAACGAGAATAAAACTGTACAGGCGGCGCTGTACGAAAGCCTGACGAGCGAGCTTAGGATTGACGCCCTGAATACCATGCTGGAAATCCCAATCACCGAAGCGGATGTGGCCAATCTACGGCCTCTTTCGCAGTCCAATGCTACCGATGTTGAGTTATGTACCTACATACATTCAATATATCCAGAGTCAAAATGGAACAATATTGGAAACCGCTATTATATTTACCACTATCGTGCAAACGATTTTTTCTTTAATGTTTACCTTATGATCCCCAAAAGCCCGGATGATCCTGATTTTGTCCTAACAGAAGACCGATATAGGATAATTAACACCCAAGGTTTCGATGTTGCATCGGGGTTCCAATCAAGTGGAATTCTTACCGGCTTAAAAAATTACCCCGGCATGGTTTTGCCTGACAGCAGTAATTGATATTAGTTTAAGCGCATGAAGTTTCAACCCGTCCTCTTTGTTTCCATTTAAGCACTTAGCGGTAATGGCCATGCCAACAGGGAAAGCTTTCATGACATACCCGGAAAAGCTACCA
This genomic stretch from Cyclonatronum proteinivorum harbors:
- the tnpC gene encoding IS66 family transposase, coding for MINDLEQLSKPELIALVKSRDKAVQDKDQIIAKTDQKLAVKDQIIADKDQLIAQLQRMLFGQKRERFEADPNQAVLPFEPDEQQCQAEEASHQHKITYVRKKQSRANHKGRVPLPEHLPVEEVEIYPEGDLSAMVCIGTEVTEELECRPAQFYIKRYIRYKYASKNAEGVVIGALPERVIDKGIPGPGLLATILVDKYMDHLPLYRQRHRFLRENIPIAASTLDGWAAQAMDKLEILYQHLVSDTKTRGYLQADETPIKVLESRNKGSCHQGYYWVYHSPITQTVLFDYQPTRSASGPARILDDFTGYLQTDGYGVYTKIGARPGVKYLGCWAHARREFERALDNDYPRAQMALAFIQELYQIERTAREQALAAGQRKELRLDRALPIINELGRWIHTEAKKVLPKSRIGKALSYSANRWDALSGYLYDGTLEIDNNLVENAIRPVALGRKNYLFAGSHKAAQRAAMVYSFFASCKMHQVNPQEWLSHTLQNIMSTKYSDIRQLYPQNFKNKM
- the tnpB gene encoding IS66 family insertion sequence element accessory protein TnpB (TnpB, as the term is used for proteins encoded by IS66 family insertion elements, is considered an accessory protein, since TnpC, encoded by a neighboring gene, is a DDE family transposase.); amino-acid sequence: MFSLSGSHRYYLYCGACDMRKSFDGLSGLVSRELQREPTNGEVFVFLNRRRTHIKLLHWEPGGFVLYYKRLEKGTFTPPPQCSTGQLSWSELILMIEGIQVTVSRKMARYHR
- the tnpA gene encoding IS66 family insertion sequence element accessory protein TnpA; the protein is MTKAQKMFELVDEYHNGGKTRKEFCTGHNLKESTFAYWITRRRKADQPQGGFTALDISQPSTCNESVELIYPNGIRVVVPAGDPAVVTRLIRLY
- a CDS encoding bifunctional class I SAM-dependent methyltransferase/HIT family protein; this encodes MQTSRFNSGPNPNPNSHLTAKERTTLSFPARILLNENRLTGEVLDFGCGFGSDVKLLREKGIPIEGYDRHYFPDYPQKRFDTILCFYVLNVLLPEEQAAVLIELSRLVKPTGRVYIAVRRDLQYEGFRTHRLHQQKTYQCNVVLKSKTIFRNQNCEMYEYRHFNQLSRPENPDCPFCYPEPERELIAESATVYAMYDKFPVSEGHALVIPKRHTADYFDLSFREQSACLFMLNKVKEIVAERYRPDGFNVGINIGEKAGQTIPHVHLHLIPRYAGDVDEARGGVRGVVPSNRSY
- a CDS encoding HNH endonuclease domain-containing protein, with product MPLPPSPSLPIHLLAACFNRTTATYKFFWLLAILQGLEEEGGASGTGSGSAVGSDFGAEAVAGLDNGGGVVLGKRELFARMIANAWYTVNYFHISFGRQDLIQEAIREVNQIETITIDERREAVVQKLLASENPRTRALLWHFNRNVPFRFLSPWFPGQGREGDAQLEKRIYAASQGFASDCPYALYPDFIRINPAWQPYLLANARILKDFCYWNLTLFLQSKNPNVPDIANKLIKPAVRNALTRQRTQFWDVVLAELGSVRCIYTGENLTKGSYAVEHFIPYSFVSHDLIWNLIPADKTFNSIKSNKLPRLERYFEPFFGLQKNAYDILRRKAPRNKLLEDYLTVLPNMAQTQELDEARFREVIQPLVSIASNNGFEFMT
- a CDS encoding IS5 family transposase, with protein sequence MKTTNQLGFSDELLARRRKSSQMAAKLIKIDKLIDWQPIYQKLSVIDQTSKTKGGRPRKPVSWMVKAVFLQSLFNLSNPQLEDQLIDRLSFQRFVGINLDHDIPDFTTFWRFKEAIIQHGLGDIIFDQITGQLEQRGMMLKRGTVVDATIINSVNRPLKKERRQELSEKPSSQIDTDAHSTKKGKRYYFGYKGHIGVDVGTKLIRKQRFTPAHRNDQKPLDELISYDEMSLWGDKAYYLESYKEASRKDGWFYGVLNKPKKGQKLSKKQKRKNKQYSSVRAQVENPFAWMKTTAGLVAMQAKNIARNAFTFANNCACWNVTRALWILSKHKPFGGLVCR